The nucleotide sequence CCCCGAGGCACAACAAAACCCTATAGAAGACTTGCTTTCCACTTCATCGTCGGCCTTCCATCTAATCTGCGAGGCTCGAGGAAGGCGTAGATCGGCGCTGTTGAAGAAAGTGCTCCAGATTCATCGTAGGCCATGATTTTGATTTAGTAATTTCTTCGTTTATGTTCATTCAGCCTATCCACTGGTATTTTTTTTCTCCGTGTTCTCCAGAAAGGTAGCGTTTTGCTTTTCTTACCTTTGGAGGATTGGTGAATAGTCGATTTTGTTTTTTTCCCCAAGCTTCTATCGCAAAGTAAAGGTAGTTTAGCCAGTGCTATGGTTTGCGAGCCGAGTAAATAGCAAAACTGGGGGGGGGAAAGTATAATATTTAATGAAAAAAACTCCATTTTTCCCGGTCTTCTGCTTCTGTACTAGTTATTTTCGGCTGTTAGATCAGGGATGGGAGTTTAAGGGAGTAGAGTTCTTAACAAGTCAAATGCGGGTCTTTCTTGACTCCGGATTAGTAGGATATTGGTCGGCGGGTATGAGGTAAAAAGTTTTGATGACTGACAGTTCGTCAGGAACCCATGTGCTACTGTGTAAAGCAATGTGGGAAATGACCTTTCTCGGTGGATTCGTGGTGACCAATcaaataaagtttaattttttttttcgccCCCTCGGAAAATTGACTTGCTTTTTCAGAATCTAAATAGTCCTTTGCAATTTGCTTCAAGTTACGAGTATATGTATGGCATCCAGACTTAGAAGAGTGGTGCATTATTTATGGAGACTCCGGGTGGAAGGGAGAACAGCACATTTTGGGTTAAGTAAAGAATATCATGATTGCTCCTGAATGCATGTTGGTCACGTCTTTTGTCTTGAAGTGTAGATAGGTTACCATGTTGAAGAACAGGAGTCTTCGGTGGTACTAAGCTAGAGTGGTAGGCTGATAAAACGGGTACTTTGGATTGTTGGATAGAATAAATTCTGTAAAGGAGAGAATAAAATCATTAAAGGTTGTTGTTTATGTCGGAGTAGTAATCCACATGTGTGATTCATGGCAAAAGTTTAGTCAATTATGACGGCTAGGTGCTCCTTAATCTGGGGGTATTCTCTTCTTTTGTTTGAATTGAAATGAACTTCTAAGATAATTTTCATGCTTGGAAGTTGAGTTTTACAAAACTATCTAACGTTTACTTGAATAGATTTTGGGCTGTTCTGACCTCCTTGTAGAGCTGCAAAAAGTTTCAGTTGCAGATTGTTTCATCTAAACTTGGTCTGCTTTCCATAATTCTAAGAGGTAAAAGTAGTGTGCTTCATTTATGCATCTATGCAAATCTGACATGACAGATGTTTGTAGATAGGATGTTTTTCTTTGATATGTGGTGCTAAGATTGAACACGTCTGCTCATTATATGACAGTTATCCATCAATATCATAAAATACCTTGATTGAATTGtggtttctgatttttttttttttgaattcattTGGCTTGATTAACTACCTCAAGGCTTCAAATGAGTACTTAAACATTTCATGCTGCAGGATAGTTATTCAGAGTTGTCTTTCCTGTAAATAGTCCCTCTTGGATGGATTGGACTTCAGTGGCTCCTTTGCCGTGGGACTACAGTTGCTTGCCTCTTGTCAGTGGAAAAGAAGATGAGAATCTAAAACCTATCCAACAACTTGACCGAGTCTATGATCCCCATTGGACTACCAGTTACTGGAATGACAATGGATCAGTATATTCATCCAGCAATACTGAATTTTCTGGTTCAGAAATAGGTAAATTTCAACCAAAAAGCTTCTTGCAAGTATCTATTGGTCTACCGTCCAAGGCAGGAACCATAACACCGCAATCAACCTTAGATTTAGTGAAACAACCTCCTGAGAGCTTGAAGGAGAATAAAGACGTGGACAGGGTGGACGCCAGCATTCTTCATAGGGTAGTGGTTCCATGTAGTAGTAAGAAACCTCTTATTAGTCCTAAGATCTGCAAGGGGACGTATTTGGAAGGTATGTCTGAAGAAAGCAACATAGATTCTTCTTATTTGGTGTCCATGAACCTGTCCAATGGTTTGGTTAAAAAAGTAAAGGTATCACAGCAGAACATAAAGAATTCATATTGCCAAGTTGATGGTTGTAATGCAAATCTCAGCAGTTGCAAAGACTATCACAGGAAGCATAGAGTCTGTGGAAGCCATTCCAAGGCTCCCAAGGTTATTATTGATGGGCAGATCTGCAGGTTCTGTCAACAATGTAGCAGGTAATGACTTAGCATAGTGCTTTTTATATCTAGTTAAACAATGAAATCAACTCATCGTAATCTAGAAATTGGGCAttgatctagtttttttttttaagctaagaAAGTAAAGTTCTTAGGGAAGGGAGGGGTAGTTTAGATGGTCAATCTTTTTCCAGTAAGATAAAAGAAGCTTATTTGTGCTTACATAATGGTACTTGGTAATTATTTGATCTGGAGAGTCTTGagtatattattatatataacaaaaaaaattcaaactgatTGGTTGGTCTCATCCAATTTCTTAATTACTCATCTTCTGTATTAATATGATGATTATTTTATCTTTCAGGTTTCATAATCTATCCGAGTTTGATCAGAATAAACGAAGCTGCCGAAGACGCTTAATTGAACATAATGCTCGACGACGCAGACAATTTCCAAAGACAATTTCATTTGGTTCGGCCACATTTTCTTCATCAAGTTATGGTAATACTTTTATGACAATATTATTTatggatattttttatttttgatgacTAAGGCAACCTGAGAATACCCACACACACAACAAAAAATTCTAGCTATCATCTACCAAGTCCATCAAATAACTTTGAGGATGCCGCTATGGGTGTGGTGTAGAGTAATAAAGCATTTAGGGGAACAAATAAGAGGATTCGAATACCACTAGAAACAAATATTTTGGAGGTGAGCCTTTGAGTGTGCATAAGTTGTTCTCCGGATTTATCTGATAGGTGAATCAGGTAAGGCCGTCTATCTCTAGGATTAGTCGGCAAAGCCCAGACACTtgaattatcaaaaaataaaaaattatgaggCTGTGTCTTAGAATGtctcatttaattaataaattttgataCATCACTCAATGTAACTACTGAACCTGTGATGTTCCGAATTTGTCAATCATGACCTCAACTAGGTTCCTTTTCCAGTCATGTTATTTTTAATGAAAAATTCCACTCCAATTGTGCACAATTTTTAGAGAAATTTATCATTTGGCAGTTTCCTCAAAAATGTTGGTAATCATGGAAAACCAAGGAATAAACCTGGAGTAGAAACTCAAGTTAGTGGCTATAAGACAATCAAAATTATAAGAGATGAAATCAAATTTTACAGGTTAAGTATGAAATCATTCATAGGATGGCAATTGACCTATCCGCATGGTTATCCATACTGATTGTGGTTGCCAAATGCTGCCCAAGAATGTAAATGGGATTTTATGCTCCCATCTCATTTTGTGACCCTTGATCCAAACAAAATGTAATGAGAAGTTTTAGAACATCTCAAGTAATTTTgaactttttatatttttatgttatcTCACCTCGAAACCACTGTGTTATGCTCCATTGGGCTGGATGAGAAAGAGAATTTTTCACGGAAGCCAAATTTTGCTGCATGGGTGTATTTTGTTAGCATCCTttagtgtttttttttctctcaatgtGAATATTTCTTTGTAAATCCCCTCTAGTTTTGATCCCTGAAAATTTTCTTCTGTCCATACAGATGATAGCTGGCAAACAAGTTCCATTGTTGGTCAACTTTCTTTTGGTCAGGTGACAGATATGGACTGTCACAGATGGGCTGACTTAAGTGGTTTTGACCTCAGTCCTAACGGATGGGTAACTTCAAGTAGATTAGGAGGCGCTAATGGACAGCTACATTTTCCCAACGCTGGAGTATCAAAAAACATGTTAACTGTTCACCATGATTTCAATAAGTTATTGCCTTTCAATGACATGAACGCTGAGTCATTCAATAAAGGTAATGGCATCAAACCTTGTCTCATCTGTTTGACTGAGAGCTTTTGAATTCCATCACTGCATTAATCTCCATCCACCCACTTAAATGCAGTTCTCTGAAATGCAAAACTTTTGACTTATGGTTGAATTACACATTCAACAACTACTAATTCCCACCTATGTCGTACTGCACAAAGAAAGTGCATTGACTTTCTTCAAAGGTTGACTTTCTTCGACACCTTTGAGATTCCTTTAACAAAGAAAGTTTAGCCATtagtttaaatattttgttagaaGCTAAAGAAATGTCACATATCTTAAAcagtaattatatatttataatgaaGGCTTCTGACAAATGCTAATTGAATCTTGTTACATCAGATAAGATTTTGAATTTTGTTTATCTCGTCTTATACTATTTCATAGAGATATCAACATTAGAACCTATAGAAACCACGTCATAGGTAGACAGTGAGATCCAATAGTGATTGAAGAACTTGTTGGGGAGGTTGATCTCGAAAGCCTCAGCACAAATTGAAGGAGGCCAGCAGAGTTTCTGG is from Zingiber officinale cultivar Zhangliang chromosome 7B, Zo_v1.1, whole genome shotgun sequence and encodes:
- the LOC122005104 gene encoding squamosa promoter-binding-like protein 12 isoform X1, yielding MDWTSVAPLPWDYSCLPLVSGKEDENLKPIQQLDRVYDPHWTTSYWNDNGSVYSSSNTEFSGSEIGKFQPKSFLQVSIGLPSKAGTITPQSTLDLVKQPPESLKENKDVDRVDASILHRVVVPCSSKKPLISPKICKGTYLEGMSEESNIDSSYLVSMNLSNGLVKKVKVSQQNIKNSYCQVDGCNANLSSCKDYHRKHRVCGSHSKAPKVIIDGQICRFCQQCSRFHNLSEFDQNKRSCRRRLIEHNARRRRQFPKTISFGSATFSSSSYDDSWQTSSIVGQLSFGQVTDMDCHRWADLSGFDLSPNGWVTSSRLGGANGQLHFPNAGVSKNMLTVHHDFNKLLPFNDMNAESFNKEKSPRTLLFLQASSTSCSTDPVAPACAYKFNGAPNPPNPCVLSLLSTESCFPHKAQSNFEFVNPISFVSTQTKETGGIWQEQQPPIRLDMQNNLS
- the LOC122005104 gene encoding squamosa promoter-binding-like protein 12 isoform X2, with protein sequence MDWTSVAPLPWDYSCLPLVSGKEDENLKPIQQLDRVYDPHWTTSYWNDNGSVYSSSNTEFSGSEIGKFQPKSFLQVSIGLPSKAGTITPQSTLDLVKQPPESLKENKDVDRVDASILHRVVVPCSSKKPLISPKICKGTYLEGMSEESNIDSSYLVSMNLSNGLVKKVKVSQQNIKNSYCQVDGCNANLSSCKDYHRKHRVCGSHSKAPKVIIDGQICRFCQQCSRFHNLSEFDQNKRSCRRRLIEHNARRRRQFPKTISFGSATFSSSSYDDSWQTSSIVGQLSFGQVTDMDCHRWADLSGFDLSPNGWVTSSRLGGANGQLHFPNAGVSKNMLTVHHDFNKLLPFNDMNAESFNKDPVAPACAYKFNGAPNPPNPCVLSLLSTESCFPHKAQSNFEFVNPISFVSTQTKETGGIWQEQQPPIRLDMQNNLS